In the genome of Pseudomonas sp. HS6, one region contains:
- a CDS encoding SDR family oxidoreductase, with amino-acid sequence MDKVIVITGGGRGIGAATALLAAEQGYRICINYQSDEQAAHHVLDQVRERGATAIAVRADVSIEDEVIGLFHRVDTELGRVTALVNNAGTVGHKSRVDEMSEFRILKIMKTNVLAPILCAKHAILRMSPKHGGQGGSIVNVSSVAARLGSPNEYVDYAASKGALDTFTIGLSKEVAGEGIRVNAVRPGYIYTDFHALSGDPDRVSKLESAIPMARGGRPDEVAEAIVWLLSDKASYATGTFVDLGGGR; translated from the coding sequence ATGGATAAAGTCATTGTGATCACTGGCGGTGGTCGCGGAATCGGGGCCGCTACGGCGCTGTTGGCTGCCGAGCAAGGCTATCGGATCTGCATCAATTACCAGTCGGACGAGCAGGCAGCCCACCACGTACTCGATCAGGTGCGTGAGCGCGGTGCCACCGCCATTGCAGTGCGCGCCGACGTCAGCATCGAAGACGAAGTGATCGGCCTGTTTCATCGGGTCGACACGGAGCTGGGAAGGGTCACCGCACTGGTGAACAACGCCGGCACCGTCGGGCACAAATCGCGGGTCGACGAAATGTCCGAATTCCGCATTCTCAAAATCATGAAAACCAACGTCCTGGCGCCGATCCTCTGTGCCAAGCACGCGATCCTGCGCATGTCGCCCAAACACGGCGGGCAGGGCGGCAGCATCGTCAACGTTTCCTCGGTTGCCGCACGCCTGGGTTCGCCGAACGAGTACGTCGACTACGCGGCGTCCAAAGGCGCGCTCGACACATTCACCATCGGTCTGTCCAAGGAAGTGGCGGGCGAGGGGATTAGGGTCAACGCGGTGCGCCCGGGTTACATCTACACCGATTTCCATGCGTTGAGCGGCGATCCGGATCGGGTCAGCAAGCTTGAGTCGGCGATTCCGATGGCTCGTGGCGGCCGTCCGGATGAAGTGGCGGAGGCGATTGTGTGGTTGTTGTCGGACAAGGCTTCGTATGCCACCGGGACGTTTGTTGATTTGGGGGGCGGGCGATAA
- a CDS encoding efflux transporter outer membrane subunit: protein MNDRSLIQLASVRGSRLLSLSLCVAMLSACAVGPDYQRPQTAEIAQYKEAEGWRQASPADSLARGAWWELYGDRQLNELIEKLNSANQTVAQSEAQYRQAQALVRDARGAFYPSIDLSAGKTRSSQGTGSSSSSLSSSSSGIRDTYNAQLGVSWEADVWGKLRRGLEANEASAQASFADLAAMRLSQQSELVQNYLQLRVIDQQKRLLESTVAAYERSLKMTMNQYNAGISGRDAVAQAQTQLKSTQGDLVDLIWQRAQFENAIAVLTGQPPAQFKLAETQDIPKLPQIPLSLPSQLLERRPDIASAERSVIAANANIGVAKAAYYPDFSLSLSGGYSSSTSRDLISLPNRFWSVGPKMSLPLFDGGRRSAEVDRTEAKYDETVAKYRQTVLDGFREVENYLVQLKVYEDEAAVRQEALDAARDSLRLTQNQYKAGLIAYIDVVVVQATALSNERTVLNILQSRLIASVQLIAALGGGWDGQLETSQNP from the coding sequence ATGAATGACCGTTCGCTTATCCAACTGGCCAGTGTTCGCGGCTCGCGTTTGCTGAGCCTGTCACTGTGCGTGGCGATGCTCAGTGCGTGCGCCGTCGGCCCGGACTACCAGCGCCCGCAAACCGCCGAAATCGCCCAGTACAAAGAGGCCGAAGGCTGGCGTCAGGCCAGTCCTGCCGACTCTCTGGCCCGTGGCGCCTGGTGGGAACTGTACGGCGACCGTCAGCTCAACGAGTTGATCGAGAAGCTCAACAGCGCCAACCAGACCGTCGCCCAGTCCGAGGCGCAATACCGTCAGGCCCAAGCCCTGGTGCGCGATGCACGCGGTGCGTTTTACCCGAGCATCGACCTGAGCGCGGGTAAGACCCGCTCCAGCCAGGGCACCGGCAGCAGCAGTTCGAGCCTGAGCAGTTCTTCCAGCGGTATCCGTGATACCTACAACGCCCAACTGGGCGTCAGTTGGGAGGCCGATGTCTGGGGCAAGCTACGTCGTGGGCTGGAAGCCAATGAAGCCAGCGCCCAGGCGAGCTTCGCCGATCTGGCAGCGATGCGCCTGAGTCAGCAGTCGGAATTGGTGCAGAACTACCTGCAATTGCGCGTGATCGATCAACAGAAGCGCTTGCTTGAGTCGACAGTGGCGGCTTACGAGCGCTCGCTGAAAATGACCATGAACCAATACAACGCCGGGATCTCCGGGCGTGATGCGGTGGCGCAGGCGCAGACGCAACTCAAATCCACCCAGGGCGATCTGGTGGACCTGATCTGGCAACGGGCGCAATTCGAAAACGCCATTGCGGTACTGACCGGCCAGCCACCTGCGCAATTCAAGCTTGCCGAAACCCAGGACATCCCGAAGTTGCCGCAGATTCCGCTGAGCCTGCCGTCGCAACTGCTCGAGCGCCGCCCGGACATCGCTTCGGCGGAGCGCTCGGTGATCGCCGCCAACGCCAACATCGGCGTAGCCAAAGCCGCGTATTACCCCGACTTCAGCCTGAGCCTCAGCGGCGGCTACAGCAGCAGTACCTCGCGAGACCTGATCAGCCTGCCGAATCGATTCTGGTCGGTGGGGCCGAAAATGAGCCTGCCATTGTTCGACGGCGGCCGACGCTCGGCAGAAGTCGACCGCACCGAAGCGAAGTACGACGAGACCGTGGCCAAATACCGGCAGACCGTGCTCGATGGTTTCCGCGAAGTAGAAAACTATCTGGTGCAGTTGAAGGTGTACGAGGACGAAGCAGCGGTGCGCCAGGAAGCACTCGACGCCGCGCGAGATTCCTTGCGACTGACCCAGAACCAGTACAAGGCCGGGTTGATTGCCTACATCGACGTGGTGGTGGTGCAAGCCACGGCGTTGAGCAACGAGCGTACCGTGCTCAACATCCTGCAAAGTCGACTGATTGCCAGCGTGCAATTGATCGCGGCGCTGGGCGGTGGTTGGGACGGGCAGCTGGAAACCAGTCAGAATCCGTAA
- the mapR gene encoding GntR family transcriptional regulator MpaR (MapR regulates genes involved in Pseudomonas quinolone signal (PQS) production and anthranilate metabolism) gives MKRYEKFADDIAELIRSGVLGPGQRVPSVRYASQTYGVSPSTVFQAYYLLERRGLIRARPRSGYFVNTHAPSPFSEPVISSQVNESTKVDVSELVFSVLESIKDPSTVPFGSAFPSPELFPLQRLSRSLASAAREMDPRMVVTDMSPGNPQLRRQIALRYMVGGLMLPMEELLITNGALEALNLCLQAVTEPGDLVAIEAPAFYASLQVLERLKLKAVEIPVHPRDGIDLGVLAQTLERHPIKACWCMTSFQNPMGATMPEAKKQELVELLKRHQVPLIEDDVYAELYYGQQAPKPAKAFDTEGLVMHCGSFAKSLAPGYRIGWVAAGRYAQKIERLKLMTSLCASMPAQAAIADYLQHGGYDRHLRKLRYALEEQQSAMLAAIARYFPAQTRVSQPAGGYFLWLELPPQMDSLKLFQMALAQGISIAPGPIFSPTQRFRNCIRLNYGSPWTESSEKAMETLGRIVRSF, from the coding sequence ATGAAACGCTACGAAAAATTCGCCGACGACATCGCTGAACTGATCCGCTCCGGCGTCCTTGGCCCCGGCCAGCGGGTGCCGTCGGTGCGCTACGCGAGCCAGACTTATGGCGTCAGCCCGTCCACGGTGTTCCAGGCCTATTACCTGCTGGAACGTCGCGGCCTGATCCGCGCCCGGCCTCGCTCCGGTTACTTCGTCAACACCCACGCCCCGAGCCCGTTCTCGGAGCCGGTGATCAGCAGCCAGGTCAACGAATCCACCAAGGTCGACGTCAGCGAACTGGTGTTCTCGGTGCTGGAATCGATCAAGGACCCGAGCACCGTTCCGTTCGGCTCGGCATTCCCCAGCCCCGAACTGTTCCCGTTGCAACGCCTGTCACGTTCGCTGGCCAGCGCTGCCCGGGAGATGGACCCGCGCATGGTGGTCACCGACATGTCGCCGGGCAACCCGCAACTGCGCCGGCAGATTGCCCTGCGCTACATGGTCGGCGGGCTGATGCTGCCGATGGAAGAACTGCTGATCACCAACGGCGCCCTCGAAGCGCTGAACCTGTGCCTGCAAGCGGTGACAGAACCGGGCGATCTGGTGGCCATCGAAGCCCCGGCGTTCTACGCCAGCCTGCAAGTGCTGGAGCGGCTGAAACTCAAAGCCGTGGAGATCCCCGTGCACCCGCGCGACGGCATCGACCTCGGCGTGCTCGCCCAGACCCTGGAACGGCACCCGATCAAGGCCTGCTGGTGCATGACCAGTTTCCAGAACCCCATGGGCGCGACCATGCCCGAGGCCAAGAAACAGGAACTGGTGGAACTGCTGAAACGCCATCAAGTGCCGCTGATCGAAGACGACGTCTACGCCGAGCTCTATTACGGCCAACAGGCGCCGAAACCGGCCAAGGCCTTCGACACTGAAGGGCTGGTGATGCATTGCGGCTCGTTCGCCAAGAGCCTGGCCCCCGGCTACCGCATCGGCTGGGTCGCCGCCGGGCGCTACGCGCAGAAAATCGAACGCCTGAAACTGATGACCTCGCTGTGCGCCTCGATGCCGGCCCAGGCGGCCATCGCCGACTACCTGCAACACGGCGGCTACGACCGCCACCTACGCAAATTGCGCTACGCCCTCGAAGAACAGCAAAGCGCCATGCTCGCCGCCATCGCACGCTACTTCCCGGCCCAGACGCGCGTGAGCCAACCGGCTGGTGGGTATTTCCTGTGGCTGGAACTGCCACCGCAGATGGATTCTTTGAAGTTGTTTCAAATGGCATTGGCGCAAGGCATCAGCATTGCGCCGGGGCCGATTTTCTCGCCGACGCAAAGATTCAGGAATTGCATCCGGTTGAATTACGGCAGCCCGTGGACCGAGAGTTCGGAGAAGGCGATGGAGACGTTGGGGCGGATTGTGCGTTCGTTTTGA
- a CDS encoding AAA family ATPase, giving the protein MSDNIFLKGLQISAFKGIGKELQTIAPFKQFNFFIGANNSGKSTVIEFIANYISKANNLTTSRYSGIKLDGNSKQLNIDCNTKSFSANIGVSAEQFSKSCREQSDIFGDYSVLPLVNQIVKELTQEQDLIWIETVIRPGQDSIQLKKTIKYESVSDIANIEKQIKTLQEMVKAGHSQRNEQNLQFCIEGMLRKVEVRIPKADLIPAIRQVSSQGEEFDDYSGKGLIEELAELQNPRTHGRDRHKKFKKINRFLKTVLDKPDAAIEIPYDRSEILVHIDERAFPLAALGTGIHEVVLLASFCTLLERQIVCIEEPEIHLHPALQRRLINYLQTETNNQYFIATHSASVIDSQNLDTENTSIFHVKNECGTTSIRNANCESTRLESIKELGYKASDLLQANCIIWVEGPSDRIYLKHWIKSKNKDLLEGIHYAIMFYGGRLLSHLSTDPNDQPDDDIQTLIAVQKLNQNLAFIIDSDKKKLADTINATKQRILDTLIERNGFCWVTEGREIENYIEPSLIEQALRVVCKNNFGKKSSAGAYKNSLHFYDKEGVIYKKADKVKIAHAITEHPANFTMLDLDPRVDALIEFIKNSNK; this is encoded by the coding sequence ATGTCAGATAATATTTTTCTTAAAGGCCTACAAATTTCCGCCTTCAAAGGGATAGGCAAAGAACTACAAACCATCGCGCCATTCAAGCAATTTAATTTCTTCATAGGCGCGAACAACTCTGGCAAATCAACAGTCATTGAATTTATTGCAAATTACATAAGCAAGGCAAACAACCTAACCACGTCGCGATATAGCGGGATCAAGCTAGATGGTAATTCAAAGCAGTTAAATATCGACTGCAACACCAAGAGCTTTTCTGCAAACATCGGTGTTTCCGCCGAACAATTCTCAAAATCCTGCAGAGAGCAATCAGATATTTTTGGCGACTACAGCGTACTTCCTTTAGTCAACCAAATAGTTAAAGAACTCACACAAGAGCAAGACCTTATCTGGATAGAAACCGTAATACGGCCCGGACAGGACTCAATACAGTTAAAAAAAACAATTAAATATGAAAGCGTAAGCGATATAGCAAATATAGAAAAACAGATCAAAACCTTGCAAGAAATGGTTAAAGCAGGGCATTCACAAAGAAACGAGCAAAATCTTCAGTTTTGCATAGAAGGGATGCTTAGAAAAGTAGAGGTACGGATTCCGAAAGCTGATTTAATTCCAGCCATTCGCCAGGTTTCAAGCCAAGGTGAAGAGTTCGATGACTACTCAGGAAAAGGTTTGATTGAGGAACTTGCCGAACTGCAAAACCCGCGTACACATGGTAGAGATCGTCACAAAAAATTTAAAAAGATAAACCGGTTCCTGAAAACAGTTCTCGACAAACCGGATGCCGCCATTGAAATCCCTTATGACAGGAGTGAAATTCTTGTCCACATCGATGAAAGAGCATTTCCACTGGCCGCTCTTGGCACCGGCATTCATGAAGTCGTCCTGCTGGCTTCATTCTGTACGCTGCTTGAACGTCAAATAGTTTGTATAGAGGAGCCTGAAATACATCTACACCCTGCATTGCAACGTCGACTGATCAACTATCTACAGACCGAAACAAATAACCAGTACTTCATAGCCACTCACTCCGCCTCAGTGATTGACTCACAAAACCTCGACACTGAAAACACTTCAATATTCCATGTAAAAAACGAATGTGGCACAACATCCATCCGCAATGCCAACTGCGAAAGCACCCGACTGGAAAGCATAAAGGAGCTGGGCTACAAAGCATCTGACTTACTTCAGGCAAATTGCATTATCTGGGTAGAAGGCCCTTCCGATCGTATTTATTTAAAACATTGGATCAAGTCAAAAAACAAAGATCTTCTGGAAGGCATTCACTACGCCATCATGTTTTACGGCGGCCGCCTGCTAAGTCACTTGAGCACAGACCCCAACGATCAACCCGATGACGACATCCAGACCCTGATAGCAGTACAAAAACTTAATCAGAACCTCGCCTTTATTATTGATAGCGACAAGAAAAAACTCGCCGACACGATCAACGCCACAAAACAGCGAATTCTGGATACCCTTATCGAAAGAAACGGTTTTTGCTGGGTCACTGAAGGCAGAGAGATTGAAAACTACATAGAGCCCTCACTTATTGAGCAAGCGCTGAGAGTCGTCTGCAAAAATAATTTCGGCAAAAAAAGTTCCGCGGGTGCGTATAAGAACTCGCTGCATTTTTACGACAAAGAAGGAGTAATTTACAAAAAAGCCGACAAAGTTAAAATTGCGCATGCCATCACGGAACATCCCGCAAACTTCACAATGCTCGACTTGGACCCAAGGGTTGACGCACTGATTGAGTTCATCAAAAATTCAAATAAATAA
- a CDS encoding bifunctional diguanylate cyclase/phosphodiesterase — MLIGSYSFTLVFISLCVAILASYTALDLTGRIATAKGRAVHLWTAGGAFAMGIGVWSMHFIGMLAFKLPISLGYDVPITALSLLIAVLSCGFALWLVSQPKLPAWQLAFGALIMGAGISAMHYTGMAAMRMQPGIDYDPALFGASLLIAVGASAAALWIAFRLRQHSPYVRLFRAGAAIVMGIAIVGMHYTGMAAARFPEGSFCGAALSGLNGNGLDNLVLITTLAVLSIALLTSILDARLEARTADLAHSLTVANRELTQLALHDTLTGLPNRMLLDDRINQAMKKVNEQGGCFALMFIDLDGFKPVNDAFGHHMGDQLLREVAVRLREDLRSLDTLARIGGDEFVLLVRLTEPNDALGLAARQVGLIAQSFRVAEHDLQISASVGIALYPGNGQNAQELLMNADAAMYHAKGGGKNGYSFFDASMNSNARKQLQLLQDLRAALEHSQFSLHYQPKFHAADGRPVGAEALLRWQHPLHGMLMPDKFIDLAEKTGLIIPIGEWVLNEACRQMREWYVLGYTDWRIAVNLSALQFCHTGLVQSVAKALATHHLPANSLTLEITETTAMSDADASMTVLQELSDMGVDLSIDDFGTGYSSLMYLKRLPANELKIDRGFVRDLEHDSDDAAIVSAIVALGQALGLRIVAEGVETGVQQDFLTQLGCDSLQGYLLGHPMPADRFMQDIVRGKQTTAVS; from the coding sequence ATGCTCATCGGTAGTTATTCCTTCACGCTGGTTTTCATTTCGCTGTGTGTGGCGATCCTCGCGTCCTATACCGCGCTCGACCTTACAGGGCGCATCGCCACTGCCAAGGGTCGCGCCGTGCATTTGTGGACAGCCGGCGGCGCGTTCGCCATGGGCATCGGCGTCTGGTCGATGCACTTCATTGGCATGCTGGCCTTCAAACTGCCAATCAGCCTGGGGTACGACGTACCAATCACGGCATTGTCGTTATTGATCGCCGTGCTGTCCTGCGGTTTTGCGCTGTGGCTGGTGAGCCAGCCGAAACTTCCTGCCTGGCAACTGGCCTTTGGCGCCTTGATCATGGGTGCCGGCATTAGCGCCATGCACTACACCGGCATGGCCGCGATGCGCATGCAGCCGGGCATTGATTACGACCCTGCCTTGTTTGGTGCTTCGCTGTTGATCGCCGTTGGCGCTTCGGCCGCGGCGTTGTGGATTGCCTTTCGCCTGCGTCAGCATTCACCTTACGTACGCCTGTTTCGTGCCGGCGCAGCCATTGTGATGGGCATCGCGATTGTCGGCATGCACTACACCGGCATGGCGGCGGCGCGGTTTCCCGAAGGCAGTTTTTGCGGCGCAGCGCTCAGCGGTCTGAACGGCAATGGCCTGGATAATCTGGTGCTGATCACCACGCTCGCGGTGCTGAGCATCGCGCTGCTGACCTCGATTCTCGATGCCCGCCTCGAAGCGCGCACCGCCGATCTGGCCCATTCGCTGACCGTGGCCAACCGCGAACTCACCCAACTGGCCCTGCACGACACCCTGACCGGCCTGCCGAACCGCATGTTGCTGGACGACCGGATCAATCAGGCGATGAAAAAAGTCAACGAGCAGGGCGGCTGTTTTGCGCTGATGTTCATCGATCTGGATGGTTTCAAACCGGTCAACGATGCGTTCGGTCACCACATGGGCGACCAGTTGCTGCGCGAAGTGGCGGTGCGTTTGCGCGAAGATTTGCGCAGCCTCGACACGCTGGCGCGGATCGGCGGCGATGAGTTTGTGCTGTTGGTGCGCCTGACCGAGCCCAACGATGCGCTAGGCCTGGCCGCACGCCAGGTCGGTTTGATCGCGCAGTCGTTCCGCGTGGCCGAGCATGACTTGCAGATTTCCGCCAGCGTCGGCATCGCCCTATACCCGGGCAACGGCCAGAACGCCCAGGAGCTGCTTATGAACGCCGATGCCGCGATGTACCACGCCAAGGGCGGCGGTAAAAACGGCTACAGCTTCTTCGACGCTTCAATGAACAGCAACGCCCGCAAGCAACTGCAACTGTTGCAGGACCTGCGCGCAGCGCTGGAGCACAGTCAGTTCAGCTTGCATTACCAACCCAAGTTTCACGCCGCCGATGGTCGCCCGGTCGGCGCCGAAGCGTTGCTGCGCTGGCAGCATCCGCTCCACGGCATGCTGATGCCGGACAAGTTCATCGACCTGGCCGAGAAGACCGGTTTGATCATTCCGATCGGCGAATGGGTACTGAACGAAGCCTGCCGGCAGATGCGCGAGTGGTACGTGCTGGGGTACACCGACTGGCGCATCGCGGTGAATCTCTCGGCGTTGCAGTTCTGCCACACCGGGCTGGTGCAAAGTGTCGCCAAGGCCTTGGCCACTCACCACTTGCCGGCCAACAGCCTGACCCTGGAAATCACCGAAACCACCGCCATGAGCGATGCTGACGCGAGCATGACGGTGTTGCAGGAACTGTCCGATATGGGCGTCGACCTCTCCATCGATGACTTTGGCACCGGCTATTCGAGCCTGATGTACCTCAAGCGCCTGCCTGCCAACGAGTTGAAGATCGACCGTGGTTTCGTCCGCGACCTGGAGCATGACAGCGACGATGCCGCCATCGTCTCGGCGATTGTCGCGCTGGGTCAGGCACTGGGCCTGCGCATTGTGGCCGAAGGTGTGGAGACCGGCGTGCAGCAGGACTTCCTGACGCAATTGGGCTGTGATTCGCTGCAAGGCTATCTGCTCGGCCACCCGATGCCGGCGGACCGCTTCATGCAGGACATCGTGCGCGGCAAGCAAACGACGGCGGTGAGCTGA